The Candidatus Desulfofervidus auxilii DNA segment GAAATGATATCTAGTGGGAAAAAAATCAGACATCCTTCAGATGACCCTATAGGCACAGTTAATATTTTAGAAATAGAAAAATTACTTTCTTCTATAAAACAATACAGAAGAAACGTAGAATTTGGAAACAATTGGCTTAGAGATATGGAGAGTGTGATCCAAAACAGTATGGAAACTGTGGTAAGGGCCAAAGAAATTGCAGTTCAGATGGCAAATGATACTTACAATGCAGCACAGAGGAAAGATGCAGCTATGGAAATAGATGCTATCTTAAGGGAAATGGTATCTCTAGCAAATTCAAAGTTTCAGAAAAAATACATATTTTCTGGGTATAAAACAGACACTTCACCATTTGAAGTAACAGAGAATGCAGATGGAAAAATCACCAGTGTAACATATAATGGAGATAAAAATTCTATAAAAATAAAGATTTCTCAAAACAATTATATAAAAATTGGTAAATATGGCACAGAGATATTTGGTGAAGAAACTGAAGAAAGTTATGCCTTTTCTGTGCTTATTAGATTGAGAGATGCTTTAGAAAATAATGATATTTCTGGTATACAAAATGAGTTGGATAATCTTGATCAAATTCATCAACGTTTGAGTAATAACATTTCAGATATAGGCGCAAAGATGAATAGGCTAGAGATAAGAAAAAATATATTTTCACAAAGTGAGTTAGATTTGCAAGAAAGGTTATCTACCATTCAAGATACAGATATTGCAGAAGCCATTACAATGCTAAAATCCAAAGAGGCTATTTACCAAGCAGCACTTCTATCCTCTACTAAGATTACTCAAATAAGCTTAGTAAATTACCTGTAAGTATTAATTCCCACTTAAAATTGGCTACTTTACTGGTTTATTGATTAGAAGTCAATTTTTTGACATCGGGGCTTATTTAAAAAAATCTGTGACTAAAAATGGAATTGTCCAAATACCCAGGGCTACGTCAAAGTCAGGCCATAAGTAATTTAACAAAAATAAAAAATCCAAATTTCAAAATCCAAATGCCAAATGGGCTTGATTTGACATTTGGGCTTTGTCATTTGTCATTTTAAGATTTGGTATTTTTCTAATGTCCATCATCTTGTATTCACGAAGTCGCCGAAGGCGATTTCCCGAAGGGCAAGATAGCCTTACGGCAATTGTAAAATGAAGATTGCAAAGTCATTTTCCCCCTCCTTTCGCAGTTGTAGTGGAATTGGGGTCTAACCTACAAAATACAGTTAACTGCCTCTGACTTAGCTAGAATAAAACTTTTACAAAATTGTTATGAAATTGTCAATGAGATTGGATTCCCCAAATCTTCGTTTGTTCTACAAGAAACCCCGTAAGTATGCCCCCTGTCGGCAGACAGGGGTGAAAAATGGCCAAATATAGGCAAGTTTTGATTTTAAGGTGTCAAAGTTGAGTATGAGCTACTTTTCGGCCTCCGTATTCTTGAAATATAGGGAAATAAAAAACTTCAGCTCAATGCCTTGCTTGACTTATATAGGGCCATTGACATAGTTCATCATAAACGTTACACTTCAAATGGAGGTGATGAAAATGCCTACAAAAAATCCACGATTAAATGTGGTATTAGAACATGAAGTTTATCAAACATTAAGCAAAATCGCTAAAAAAAAGGGAATTTCCTTATCACTTTTGGCCAGGGATTTGATCAAAGAGTCTTTAGAGATATATGAAGATATCTACTGGAATGAGGTAGCAGAAAAAAGGGATGAGACTTTTTCTTATGAAAAGGCATTATCTCATAAAGACATTTGGAAATAATGGAATATTGCCTTTATTATCATCCTGATATAAAAAAAGAAGA contains these protein-coding regions:
- the flgL gene encoding flagellar hook-associated protein FlgL, with the protein product MRVTQKIIYSHIIENLGNITEDIKNLNEMISSGKKIRHPSDDPIGTVNILEIEKLLSSIKQYRRNVEFGNNWLRDMESVIQNSMETVVRAKEIAVQMANDTYNAAQRKDAAMEIDAILREMVSLANSKFQKKYIFSGYKTDTSPFEVTENADGKITSVTYNGDKNSIKIKISQNNYIKIGKYGTEIFGEETEESYAFSVLIRLRDALENNDISGIQNELDNLDQIHQRLSNNISDIGAKMNRLEIRKNIFSQSELDLQERLSTIQDTDIAEAITMLKSKEAIYQAALLSSTKITQISLVNYL
- a CDS encoding antitoxin, RHH family protein gives rise to the protein MPTKNPRLNVVLEHEVYQTLSKIAKKKGISLSLLARDLIKESLEIYEDIYWNEVAEKRDETFSYEKALSHKDIWK